The Streptomyces rubrogriseus genomic sequence CCGTCGGCGCCCCAGGGGCCGTGCCAGCCGCCCAGGAAGAGGACGGTGGTCAGACCGCACAGGACGACGATTCCGGCGTACTCGGCCAGGAGGAACAGGGCGAAGCGCAGGCCGGTGTACTCGGTGTAGGCACCGAAGATGATCTCCGAGTCGGCGACCGGCATGTCGAAGGGGGGCCGCTGCAGTTCGGCGAGCCCGGCGACGAAGAAGACGATCGCGCCGACGATCTGCCAGGGCAGCCACCACCACTCGAAGGCGTCGAGGATCCCGACGAGGGAGACCGTGCCGGCCGCCATGGCGACTGAGGCCGCGGTCAGCAGCATCGGGAGTTCGTAGGCGAGAAGCTGGGCGGCGGTGCGCAGGCCGCCGAGGAGGGAGAACTTGTTGGCCGAGGACCAGCCTGCCATGAGCGAGCCGAGGACGCCCACGCCCATGACGGCGAGGACGAAGAAGACTCCCGCGTCGACGACCTGACCGACCGCGCCCTCCCCGGGCCCGACCGGGATGGCCAGGAGAACCAGGAGGTACGGCAGCAGGGCCACCGCCGGGGCGAGCTGGAAGATGCGGCGGTCCGCGTCGGCGGGGACCACGTCCTCCTTCTGCGCGAACTTCACGCCGTCCGCGACGAGCTGGGCCCAGCCGTGGAAACCACCCGCGTACATCGGGCCCAGGCGGCCCTGCATGTGCGCCATCACCTTGTGCTCGGTCTGGCCGACTATCAGGGGGAACGCGAGGAAGACGACGAAGACGACCAGAAGGCGCAGGGTGACGTCGAGCGCGTCGTTCACTGCCGGCCTCCTGGGGAGTTGGGTGGGTTCGGGGGGTCATCGGGAGTGTCGGTGTCGCCCGGGGTGTCCGACTCCGCTTCCGGTGACTCGGTGGACGCCGCCGGCTCCTCTGCCGCCTCCGGGTCCCCCGCGGCGTCGGGCTTCTCCGCGGCATCGGGGTTTCCCGCGGCATCGGGCTTTCCCGCCGCCTCGGGGTCGTCGAACGCCGGGCGGGCGTGGTGCCACGGGGCGTCCGGGCTGCGCGGTGTCGAGGGCGCCGGCTTCGGGGCCGGTTCCTCCGCGGGCGAGGAGGTGGTGCCGTCGCCGCCCCGGGGGGCGCTGCCGGCACCCGCGTCGTCCGGCTCCCCGGCGGCGGAGGCCTCCCGCTGACTCGCCGAGCCCTGCGACGCACTCCGACTCCGACGGGGGCCGACTGTGTCGGGTGTCCGTCCGGTCGCCGGGGCGCCGGTGCCGGTGCCGGTGCCGTCACCCTGCCCTGCAGCCGTGTCGGCGGTGGGCCCGTCCGCCGGACCGGCCGCCCGCTGGGAGGCGGAGCCCTGGCTCGCACTGCGCGACCGCCGCGGCGCCGGTCCGGCCGTCGGTGCGGTCTTCGGCGCCGTCGTCGGTTCGCTAGGCCGGGGAGGTCTGGCTTAGCCGAGCCTTCGGCCGCCGTGCGGGCGCGGCGCGGCGCGGCCGGGGTCTCGGTGCCGGGAGCCGTCTGGCCGACGGAGCCCTCGGCGGCCGTACGGGTCCGGCGGGCCGGGCGCTCCCCGCCCCGCGGACCGGGCGCTCCCCCGCCGCTCGCCCCGCACCGCGTGCCGGGCGGGCCGGAGCGGGCGGCAGCTGGCCCTTCAGCGGGCCCCACTC encodes the following:
- a CDS encoding complex I subunit 1/NuoH family protein, with product MNDALDVTLRLLVVFVVFLAFPLIVGQTEHKVMAHMQGRLGPMYAGGFHGWAQLVADGVKFAQKEDVVPADADRRIFQLAPAVALLPYLLVLLAIPVGPGEGAVGQVVDAGVFFVLAVMGVGVLGSLMAGWSSANKFSLLGGLRTAAQLLAYELPMLLTAASVAMAAGTVSLVGILDAFEWWWLPWQIVGAIVFFVAGLAELQRPPFDMPVADSEIIFGAYTEYTGLRFALFLLAEYAGIVVLCGLTTVLFLGGWHGPWGADGLGWVWTLLKAAVLAFVVIWLRVTYPRLREDQLQKLSWTLLVPLSLAQIALTGIVKVVIA